In Candidatus Eremiobacterota bacterium, a single window of DNA contains:
- a CDS encoding acyl-CoA reductase has protein sequence MKASLRHYLFGKEVRSEAPLEEKDITSLVLRALEIKERLRSSPLDRIIAVLDRAGRRWADKSYGPRKKALAMMPLLTGFHPTMVERALETLAALLSRSELEKKVATELGTPGALDRWVRNGPTSVLVKALPLGLVLHVSAGNVFIGGIDSLVHGLLTKNVNILKFSGDDPLFPLLFAESLREVDDEGLVSGSFSLLSFRGGERAVEEALKKACDAVVVWGGEKAVEAYRSDLPLSCELVSYGPKYSLALVTRRGLTLRPLKEICRALALDVAMWEQRACSSPQVLYVEAKPQGAVFLKFLSALEEALARISRELPQGELTMDEEIELLKYRERAVFASLLGEGRAAFPAGGTEYTVIVEHDPAFTCSPLNRCLIVKPYSRWEEVRRALLPVGKRLQTVSFLGTGEELQRVAYDLCALGATRVTGLGRAHIGEKGAPHDGSWQLARLVRWAAIESEELASLVPEEEGSHDRALGELLHYAQAHSPYYREKLKDLAWPAVPFLERSDIYLNSPPKGTGLLTGSLEGASVFASGGSTGAPKFCIYGHGEFDEVAGVLAEVYRIAGITARDVVANLFMAGNLWTSFLAANGALEKIGSVTLPIAGNADLELIISYLDLFRPTALIGLPSVIIQLAEALEKRSRPLELKTILYGGEHLSDEVKEYLRKVFSAGNIMSAGYASVDAGPVGYQCPHCTGSVHHLLTEYQVLEVIDPETGGTAAPGVTGELVITNLKRRLMPVIRYRTGDAGRLIEGQCPCGRSDGLFELMGRCDDVVRVGTVSIYPDEIEHHLAAFPAVSHLFQIVAKSAARKDHLVIRVESRLDEAKDQRYLAGTIRRAILEGHGELAEALREKWLGSLSVEIVPKGSLPRVARTGKIKKVLDLRRHDNV, from the coding sequence ATGAAGGCCTCGCTCAGGCATTATCTATTCGGCAAGGAGGTCCGCTCCGAGGCTCCCCTGGAGGAAAAGGACATCACCAGCCTGGTTTTAAGGGCTTTGGAGATAAAAGAGCGCCTCAGGAGCTCTCCCCTTGACAGGATCATCGCCGTCCTTGACCGTGCAGGGAGGCGGTGGGCCGATAAAAGCTACGGCCCCAGGAAGAAGGCCCTTGCCATGATGCCTCTGCTGACGGGGTTCCACCCCACCATGGTGGAAAGGGCACTGGAGACGCTTGCGGCGCTCCTCAGCCGCAGTGAGCTTGAAAAGAAGGTCGCCACGGAGCTCGGCACACCGGGCGCCCTTGACCGTTGGGTCAGGAATGGCCCCACAAGCGTCCTTGTCAAGGCACTGCCCCTGGGGCTTGTCCTCCATGTGAGCGCCGGGAATGTCTTTATCGGCGGCATTGACAGCCTTGTGCACGGGCTCCTGACGAAAAACGTCAATATCCTGAAGTTCTCCGGCGACGATCCCCTCTTCCCCCTCCTTTTCGCAGAGAGCCTCAGGGAGGTCGATGACGAGGGGCTTGTTTCGGGGAGCTTCTCCCTCCTCTCTTTCAGGGGAGGCGAGCGTGCCGTGGAAGAGGCCCTCAAGAAGGCCTGTGATGCCGTCGTGGTCTGGGGCGGTGAAAAGGCCGTCGAGGCATACCGGAGTGATCTTCCTCTCTCCTGTGAGCTTGTCTCTTACGGGCCCAAATACAGCCTTGCCCTGGTCACCAGGAGGGGCCTCACCCTCCGCCCGCTCAAGGAGATCTGCCGGGCCCTGGCGCTTGATGTGGCGATGTGGGAGCAGCGCGCCTGCTCATCGCCGCAGGTCCTCTATGTGGAAGCGAAGCCCCAGGGCGCCGTGTTCCTCAAGTTTCTCTCGGCTCTTGAGGAGGCCCTGGCCCGTATCTCGCGGGAGCTCCCCCAGGGAGAGCTCACCATGGACGAGGAGATAGAGCTGCTGAAATACCGCGAGCGGGCAGTCTTCGCGTCGCTTCTGGGCGAGGGAAGGGCAGCCTTTCCTGCCGGGGGAACGGAATATACCGTCATCGTAGAGCACGACCCGGCCTTCACGTGTTCCCCCCTGAACCGGTGCCTCATAGTCAAGCCATACAGCCGCTGGGAGGAGGTCCGCCGCGCGCTTCTGCCTGTGGGGAAGAGGCTTCAGACCGTGAGCTTCCTTGGCACGGGGGAAGAGCTTCAGCGCGTGGCTTATGACCTCTGCGCCCTGGGCGCCACGCGCGTCACGGGCCTTGGAAGGGCCCACATCGGGGAGAAGGGCGCTCCCCATGACGGCTCCTGGCAGCTTGCGCGCCTGGTGCGCTGGGCAGCCATCGAGTCTGAGGAGCTTGCGTCACTGGTGCCGGAAGAAGAAGGAAGCCATGACCGGGCTCTCGGGGAGCTCCTCCATTACGCGCAGGCCCATTCCCCTTACTACAGGGAGAAGCTGAAGGACCTGGCATGGCCTGCCGTTCCTTTCCTTGAGCGGAGCGACATCTATCTGAACTCTCCCCCCAAGGGCACGGGCCTTCTCACGGGCTCTCTCGAAGGGGCCTCGGTTTTCGCGAGCGGAGGCTCCACGGGGGCCCCGAAATTCTGCATTTACGGCCACGGCGAGTTTGATGAGGTCGCCGGGGTCCTGGCCGAGGTGTACCGCATTGCCGGAATCACCGCCCGGGACGTGGTGGCGAATCTCTTCATGGCGGGAAACCTCTGGACTTCCTTCCTGGCGGCCAACGGGGCTCTCGAGAAGATAGGATCGGTGACCCTCCCCATTGCAGGCAATGCCGACCTGGAGCTCATCATATCATATCTTGATCTCTTCAGGCCCACGGCCCTTATCGGCCTCCCCTCGGTGATTATCCAGCTCGCCGAGGCCCTGGAGAAGAGGTCCCGGCCTCTCGAGCTGAAAACCATTCTGTACGGCGGCGAGCATCTCTCTGACGAAGTAAAGGAGTATCTGCGCAAGGTCTTCAGCGCGGGGAATATCATGTCGGCGGGATATGCCTCCGTCGATGCCGGCCCCGTGGGCTACCAGTGCCCCCACTGCACCGGCTCGGTTCATCATCTCCTCACGGAGTACCAGGTCCTGGAGGTCATAGACCCCGAGACAGGCGGGACGGCGGCGCCTGGAGTGACGGGGGAGCTGGTGATCACCAACCTTAAAAGGCGCCTCATGCCGGTGATCCGCTACAGGACCGGCGATGCGGGCCGCCTCATCGAGGGGCAGTGCCCCTGCGGAAGGAGTGACGGGCTCTTTGAGCTCATGGGGCGCTGTGATGATGTGGTGCGCGTGGGCACCGTGAGCATCTATCCCGATGAGATTGAGCACCACCTTGCGGCCTTCCCCGCGGTGAGCCACCTCTTCCAGATAGTGGCGAAGAGCGCCGCGAGGAAAGACCACCTTGTCATAAGGGTGGAATCCCGCCTTGATGAGGCAAAAGACCAGCGCTACCTGGCGGGCACCATACGGCGCGCCATCCTGGAAGGCCATGGCGAGCTTGCCGAGGCCCTCAGGGAAAAGTGGCTCGGCTCCCTCTCCGTCGAGATCGTGCCGAAGGGGAGCTTGCCGCGCGTGGCCAGGACAGGAAAGATAAAGAAGGTCCTTGACCTGAGGAGGCATGACAATGTTTGA
- the ispF gene encoding 2-C-methyl-D-erythritol 2,4-cyclodiphosphate synthase, whose amino-acid sequence MTMFEAFGERAGKVIKDAEEEARAMGHKLVGTEHLLLAIIAEDDCFPSKVLKKYGYTADAVRQEILSLAGWGDKLDFGGGLIFDPSTKRALEQALEEMASSGGESILVEHLFMGITFRTETVASVIIQKRGHLARCRDEVQRFVAEACREAHAGILDGEGRRTGRERVPASRDFLRPIEDRVLFLEERMNALSQALQSTRYRTGIGFDSHRFSPGRPLVLGGVTIPYSLGLLGHSDADVLVHAIIDALLGAMASGDIGSRFPDTDERYRDAESLRLLESTGEMASKEGFSIVHLDSIVITEKPRLAPHRASMAGNIARALSVPPEAVSVKAKTAEGMGFVGEGQGIAAFASVLVTFAGSR is encoded by the coding sequence ATGACAATGTTTGAGGCCTTCGGCGAGCGGGCCGGAAAGGTGATAAAGGATGCCGAGGAGGAGGCCAGGGCCATGGGGCACAAGCTCGTGGGCACTGAGCACCTGCTCCTTGCGATTATTGCCGAAGATGACTGCTTTCCCTCGAAGGTATTGAAGAAGTACGGCTACACTGCAGATGCCGTGAGGCAGGAGATACTTTCGCTTGCCGGATGGGGCGATAAGCTTGATTTCGGCGGGGGCCTCATCTTTGATCCCAGCACAAAGCGCGCCCTTGAGCAGGCCCTCGAGGAGATGGCCTCCTCGGGCGGCGAGTCCATCCTGGTGGAGCATCTTTTCATGGGAATCACCTTCAGGACCGAGACGGTGGCTTCCGTCATCATCCAGAAGCGGGGGCATCTCGCGCGGTGCCGCGATGAGGTCCAGCGCTTTGTTGCCGAGGCATGCAGGGAGGCTCATGCAGGCATTCTTGACGGAGAAGGCCGGAGGACCGGCAGGGAGAGAGTCCCGGCGTCCCGGGATTTTCTCAGGCCCATCGAGGACCGCGTGCTTTTCCTCGAGGAGCGCATGAATGCTCTGTCGCAGGCGCTCCAGAGCACCCGGTACCGCACCGGCATAGGTTTTGACAGCCATCGCTTCAGTCCCGGGAGGCCCCTTGTGCTGGGAGGAGTCACTATCCCTTATTCCCTCGGGCTTTTGGGGCATTCAGACGCTGATGTGCTCGTGCACGCCATAATTGACGCTCTTCTGGGGGCCATGGCCTCGGGCGACATAGGAAGCCGCTTCCCGGACACCGATGAGCGCTACCGCGATGCAGAGAGCCTCAGGCTTCTGGAGAGCACGGGGGAGATGGCCTCGAAAGAAGGATTTTCCATAGTCCACCTTGACAGTATCGTCATCACCGAGAAGCCTCGTCTTGCTCCTCACAGGGCTTCCATGGCCGGGAACATCGCGAGGGCACTCTCCGTGCCCCCTGAGGCCGTCTCGGTGAAAGCCAAGACCGCCGAGGGGATGGGCTTCGTGGGGGAAGGGCAGGGCATCGCCGCCTTTGCCTCGGTGCTTGTCACTTTCGCAGGCTCACGGTAA
- a CDS encoding protein kinase produces MENLLKTGSLLRERYKIKKVLYEGRFYNIYLAEDPETKGTIQITEFHLAKLPPAKRSLTEEQFLEAIDLRKALSHPMLPTVLDGFYHEDHAYLVMTYGGGLSLEQYLTMAVNPFTVPEAIERGLKIIDALAYLYDRPSPLPFSHLDAPHILIDEQANMSLMGFGLHIFLDHYFSSTDPYAFCAPEISEGKAFSIQSAVYALGALLYYMTTKQKFDIRSKANARPREVIKDMPAGFDEVLEKALAKEPASRFIDMETFSRKLREVINPPPPPPEQVPEVTPKEGTLQKETSRFVKWFVRGAIIACAVLAVLAAPFLIKSFIKGQKPPGADMAYVLPEEKNQILIFDLKTGKEQAWVTFLGTAKAIGIAENGERLFIARKEKSILVADAKSGSSLGSFPLEDEPSNLIVAPQGPFLYITGTNSPDITAWDSDTLKTDCLITSGVTCRALAASPDGSAIFAAGIESREIAVIDSVKKSITASFSLEESADEIVATRDGTFLLVLSSGKTAFYQIGAKSLAKELMLGKGQKHGAAARGKEGPDYAYVACESDGAIFVLDCASFSVVKKTVTRGVPRALAVYEGGKVLYVATVAPESLLLFDSATLRLIKEYPLPFKPSSLLVH; encoded by the coding sequence ATGGAAAATCTTCTCAAGACCGGATCGCTCTTAAGAGAGCGCTACAAGATCAAGAAGGTCCTCTACGAGGGGAGATTTTATAATATCTACCTCGCAGAGGATCCCGAGACGAAAGGCACGATCCAGATCACCGAGTTCCACCTCGCAAAGCTCCCGCCCGCCAAGAGGAGCCTCACGGAAGAGCAGTTTCTCGAGGCCATCGATCTCCGCAAAGCCCTCTCGCACCCCATGCTCCCCACGGTCCTTGACGGCTTCTACCATGAAGACCATGCCTACCTGGTCATGACCTACGGGGGGGGGCTGTCTCTTGAGCAGTACCTCACCATGGCCGTGAACCCTTTTACCGTTCCAGAGGCCATCGAGCGGGGCCTCAAGATAATCGACGCCCTCGCCTATCTTTATGACAGGCCCTCTCCTCTCCCCTTTTCCCACCTCGATGCGCCCCATATCCTCATTGATGAGCAGGCCAACATGAGCCTGATGGGCTTCGGCCTCCATATCTTTCTGGATCACTATTTTTCCTCGACCGATCCCTACGCCTTCTGCGCCCCTGAAATCTCCGAGGGGAAGGCCTTCTCCATACAGTCGGCGGTCTATGCCCTTGGAGCCCTCCTCTACTACATGACGACAAAGCAGAAGTTTGACATCAGGAGCAAAGCCAATGCCCGGCCCCGCGAGGTCATCAAGGACATGCCGGCGGGCTTTGACGAGGTCCTGGAAAAAGCCCTCGCAAAGGAGCCCGCCTCGAGGTTTATTGACATGGAGACCTTCTCGCGCAAGCTCCGGGAGGTCATTAACCCCCCGCCGCCCCCCCCGGAGCAGGTACCCGAAGTGACACCGAAAGAGGGGACGCTCCAGAAGGAAACGAGCCGCTTCGTCAAGTGGTTCGTGAGAGGCGCCATAATCGCGTGCGCGGTGCTGGCAGTGCTTGCAGCGCCTTTTCTCATCAAGAGCTTCATCAAAGGGCAGAAGCCGCCGGGCGCCGACATGGCCTATGTCCTCCCGGAAGAGAAGAACCAGATCCTCATATTTGACCTCAAAACAGGGAAAGAGCAGGCCTGGGTAACCTTTCTCGGCACGGCAAAGGCCATTGGCATTGCCGAGAACGGCGAGAGGCTCTTCATCGCAAGGAAGGAGAAGAGCATCCTTGTTGCCGATGCAAAGAGCGGGAGCTCCCTCGGCTCCTTTCCCCTCGAGGACGAGCCCTCGAACCTTATTGTGGCGCCTCAGGGGCCCTTCCTTTATATCACCGGCACGAACTCGCCTGACATCACCGCGTGGGACAGCGACACTCTCAAGACCGACTGCCTCATCACGAGCGGCGTCACCTGCCGGGCGCTTGCCGCCAGCCCCGACGGCTCAGCAATTTTTGCCGCAGGCATTGAAAGCAGGGAGATCGCCGTAATCGACAGCGTCAAAAAGAGCATCACGGCATCTTTTTCGCTGGAAGAGTCTGCCGATGAAATAGTCGCCACCAGGGACGGCACCTTCCTTCTTGTCCTTTCCAGCGGGAAGACGGCCTTTTACCAGATCGGGGCAAAAAGCCTCGCAAAGGAGCTTATGCTGGGGAAGGGGCAGAAGCATGGAGCGGCCGCCCGCGGCAAGGAGGGGCCTGATTATGCCTACGTGGCCTGTGAATCCGACGGGGCGATCTTCGTGCTGGACTGCGCCAGTTTCTCGGTGGTCAAGAAAACAGTGACGCGGGGGGTCCCGAGAGCCCTCGCCGTATATGAGGGGGGGAAGGTGCTCTACGTCGCCACTGTGGCCCCCGAAAGCCTCCTGCTCTTCGACAGCGCCACGCTGCGCCTCATCAAGGAATACCCTCTTCCCTTCAAGCCCTCGTCACTCCTCGTCCATTAG
- a CDS encoding acyl-protein synthetase: MPSDAVRDLIGTKEAFHFSPERDMLFLKAMQRAFSFHYARCGPYRKLCDLRGFTPRALRRFEDIPSIPYLFVTIFKERKLTSVPDEKIALVLTSSGTTGQKSATYLDKVSLSRIRKIVWNIYESFQMADRKEKVNYLCFTYDPYVAKNLGTAFSDRLLTGLTSVNRAVYTITWREGEFSLDRDLCRRTLERFQKSPYPMRILGFPSFLYDVLEEAVRLRGKPFHFGERTFLITGGGWKTLGDKEVPKSLFREEVSRWLGIPPENIRDLLGMVEHGVPYCECERGNFHVPLYSRVYIRHPRDLRILPYGEPGIMHLVTPYLHSFPAISLLTTDVAVLHRECPCGRNGPYIELVGRGGVRKHRGCAIAALDVLEKSKEGGDPS; the protein is encoded by the coding sequence ATGCCCAGTGATGCCGTGCGCGATCTTATCGGGACAAAGGAAGCCTTTCATTTCTCGCCGGAGCGGGACATGCTTTTTCTCAAGGCAATGCAGAGGGCCTTTTCCTTCCACTATGCACGGTGCGGGCCTTACCGGAAGCTCTGTGACCTGCGGGGATTCACGCCGAGAGCGCTTCGGCGCTTCGAGGACATTCCCTCTATCCCTTATCTCTTCGTCACCATTTTCAAGGAGCGGAAGCTCACCTCTGTTCCCGATGAAAAGATTGCCCTTGTGCTCACCTCGAGCGGCACGACAGGCCAGAAGAGCGCCACGTACCTTGACAAGGTGTCTCTCTCCCGCATCAGGAAGATAGTGTGGAATATTTACGAGTCCTTTCAAATGGCCGACAGGAAGGAAAAGGTGAATTACCTCTGCTTCACCTATGATCCTTACGTTGCGAAGAACCTGGGAACCGCCTTTTCCGACAGGCTCCTCACGGGACTCACCTCGGTGAACCGGGCCGTCTATACCATCACCTGGAGGGAGGGGGAGTTCTCCCTTGACAGGGACCTCTGCCGCAGAACCCTTGAGCGCTTCCAGAAGAGCCCGTATCCCATGAGGATCCTGGGCTTCCCGAGCTTCCTTTACGATGTCCTGGAAGAAGCGGTGCGCCTCAGGGGAAAGCCTTTTCACTTCGGGGAGAGGACCTTTCTCATCACCGGAGGGGGATGGAAGACCCTCGGCGACAAGGAGGTGCCCAAGAGCCTGTTCAGGGAAGAGGTGAGCCGGTGGCTCGGCATACCGCCCGAGAACATCCGCGATCTCCTCGGGATGGTGGAGCATGGCGTTCCTTACTGCGAGTGCGAGCGCGGGAATTTTCATGTCCCCCTCTATTCACGGGTATATATAAGGCACCCGCGCGATCTCCGTATCCTCCCGTATGGTGAGCCCGGCATCATGCACCTTGTGACGCCTTATCTGCACAGCTTCCCCGCCATCTCGCTGCTCACCACCGACGTGGCCGTCCTTCACAGGGAGTGCCCCTGCGGGAGAAATGGCCCCTACATAGAGCTTGTTGGCAGGGGGGGGGTGCGCAAGCACAGGGGATGCGCCATCGCCGCCCTCGATGTCCTTGAGAAGTCGAAAGAGGGCGGTGATCCCTCATGA
- a CDS encoding radical SAM protein — translation MDAVLRVTEIFRSIQGESSYQGLPCTFVRLAGCNLRCTWCDTSYSHEGGEAMAASEVYRHVKSLGVSHVEITGGEPLLQQAVIPLMERLLDDGSTVLLETNGSLDISPVPRGVIRIMDIKCPGSAMESRMRFENIRHLRPKDEVKFILTGRADYEWALKAIREHGIRERAKILMGCTSLELYASLCDWILADSLDARINVQLHKIIWGPSSRR, via the coding sequence ATGGACGCTGTTCTCCGGGTTACCGAGATTTTCAGGAGCATCCAGGGGGAGTCGTCTTATCAGGGCCTCCCCTGCACCTTTGTGCGCCTGGCGGGCTGCAATCTCCGCTGCACATGGTGCGACACCTCCTATTCCCACGAGGGAGGAGAGGCCATGGCCGCGAGCGAGGTATACCGCCATGTGAAGAGCCTGGGAGTGAGCCACGTGGAAATCACGGGCGGCGAACCCCTCCTTCAGCAGGCCGTCATACCCCTCATGGAGAGACTTCTCGATGACGGCTCCACTGTGCTGCTTGAGACCAACGGGAGCCTCGATATCTCCCCGGTGCCGCGAGGGGTGATAAGGATCATGGACATCAAGTGCCCCGGGAGCGCCATGGAATCCCGTATGCGCTTTGAGAACATCAGGCATCTGCGGCCGAAGGACGAGGTGAAGTTCATCCTCACGGGAAGGGCAGATTACGAGTGGGCTCTCAAGGCAATCAGGGAGCATGGCATCAGGGAAAGAGCAAAAATCCTCATGGGGTGCACTTCCCTTGAGCTTTATGCCTCCCTCTGCGACTGGATACTGGCCGACAGCCTCGATGCCAGGATCAACGTGCAGCTCCACAAGATCATCTGGGGGCCCTCGTCACGGCGGTGA